A window of Ictalurus furcatus strain D&B chromosome 4, Billie_1.0, whole genome shotgun sequence genomic DNA:
tatgttgcactactttcagagctgctgttatagaaaattaatcaacaccttcacaTGAGTTTAAATCGCACCTTGACCACATTAGTCCCATCAGCAGCAGATACGAAGTAGAAAGGCAGTCCCTGCTTCTTAGCAAAGTTAAAGCTCTTCTGTGTCATTCTCATGTCAGCTTTACACAGTCCACAAACACAgatttgagagaaagagagagagagagagagagagagagagcgattgaGAATATATACATCAACGTGGCAGGAAAAGTAAACATTTCCAATATTCATTAGAAACAACTTGAAAATGAAGCTCAGCATTTCCTCACCATCTATTTTATTAGCCACCACCAGACAGGGAATTTCAGGTCTGTATTCTCTCAGCTCTTTATACCAGTTGGAAAGATTCTTGTATGTTACTTTCCTCTGAACGTCAAAAACCTATAAACAAACATTGACACACTgctcatttctgctgaacatgtgGGAATGAGTACACTGCCTACGATAATGCCTACACCAGAGGGTTCCCAAACTAGGGGTCATGACCCCATGTGGCATCACTTGATTTATAAATGTGGTCAAGAGAGAATCTCACAATCTcttcttttgtttcattctattattttacaaatgaatattaGAAAAATTCCAAGACAGATATTTGtgtgctaatattttgaaaatgttacTGGGAGTCACATTCAGACAAGCcatgtttaaattaaaagtATGCATGTTATTTTACACACTCCACTACCATAGATCAGcaataaaaatggacattttcaccagTCCATCTACCTCCGCTAAACACCCTAGcgttgtgtctcaaatcacatacttaCATACTATTCTAGACTGCTACTGAGTACCAACACTAACCGGGGTTTCCtattacagttagtgtttgTAAATTCTTTCGAATGTAAGGTCAGCGTTTTCGATTTGAGACTCAGATCATGACAGTAATCATGACGACAATAGAAGGTTTTAAGACAGACAGAGCTTGGCAGTGTGTTTAACACTGCTGTgcataaaatcaataaacattttacagtttgaaTTGGAAACCTGACAGACCGGGATTGTTCGGTTCCGTGTGCTGTCTAGTTAACGTTGCTTTTAAATCTTCCAGACGTAGGCCCTAAATGAGATACACAGACGAGCGTGTGAATAATAATGTCACTCTCGTTACTGCTGCTTCGGCACGCGCACGCAAATTCATGCTTCACATATAAACCAGAACCTTCTGTGTGGCATCAGGCCATATCGCACCGCACCGGAGTGCGTTATTTTTCTACAACATAACACTTTCCACTGGACTGGTATATCAGTGCAAGGAATATTCCTTTGGTTTTTAGTTACTTACCGTACACAGTCATATGTTATGgacataataaaatgttccaATGTTACAGCAGTCCTATATTATAAAtctggacttttttttaaaaaaaaatgtagggtGATCATGGCTTGGGTTTGCAGAAAACCCATAATGCCCATTTTGGGTCGTTTGCCCAAAACGTTTGGAAACCCCTGGCCTCTATTACATCCGTTGTGCTGAATCTGCATTACATGTGatcattaaatgtgtttttaccaTGATACAAGCGTGTGCTTTGAAATAGTAGGACGGGTGCATGCTCTGAAAGCACTCCTGGCCAGCAGTGTCCCAGAAATCTGTCACAGAAGACCATATTAAGTAGAAAATATGAAGCACATCCACATAAATACAAATTTGTTAACCTGACAAATCTTTAAGTTCTTTTTGCTGATAGCTATAACTgactataaatgttaaatttttttttttttttttttaaagttttattcttCAACCAGCTGTGACTACAAATCATCACTGATCACATGTGAAACCTGTGTTATACTTCATATTTAATGTTGCTGATCATACATTTAGCCCTCTGTAAGAATGGCAGGGAGAACAGCATGACTCACCGACGAGCACGGGCCTGCCATTGATAGTGGTGGTGTATTTGTATAACGTCAGGGCATAGGTGGACAGCTGCTGAGGTCGACTGACAGAGATGTTAAGGATCAAACGGCCGTTATACCAAAGTTTCACAAAAACACTGAATATACAACAAGAAGAACGGTGCACACATGTAAAAAAGGATACTATCCATCCATTAGAAATCTTTCCATTAACCTGTTGAGGCAAACAAAGGGAAAGacaaatcatacacagaggTATTGTTAGTTTATTTCAAagcataaagtaaaaaaatatattatatttactacattttatATGACCATGTCTCACACTCAAAGGTGAAATGGACAGCTAGATATTCCAGGCTAGCAGaaactgaagtgtgtgtatataaaggttttacattatatatatatatatatatatatatatacacatacatacatacacacacacacaatataaacaatTGACAATTAATATCTTCGTTCTATCATTTACAATAATTACATAAGATAAGCTGTGATGTGCCACAAATAAGaacaattttttacagccttctttgctcatatttaccaagggtgccaatattagtggagggcactgtatatattatgcatacatatatagctgtacatatatgtgtgtgtgtaatacattACATACTATATGGCTCCTACAGCTCTGTAAGAAATAGTGATATAGTGATCTTGAGAATAATAAGGAACTCGGTTTTCAATAAGCAGACAAAATAAATGGTGCAttcttaaaacaaattaataaataataaataaataaataaataaagcacgcCTATACCTACATGTGCTTCTTTAATACAAAGTCATTTATTTTGTCGACTGAGATTTTTATCAGTCTCAGAACTCCACTATTTCATACAGAGCACATTCTATCTTTTttgataacttttatttttcaaaaattgcCAGAGTAAACttatttcatattaaagaaaaaaaagaacattaagaaATCATCTGCTCTATCTAGTTACTGTAAATAATAGAACTGAAATGGTAAGTGTTTTATATTCTGCATTGTAACATACACAAAACATCGTAatatgggggggagggggaggggggggggtgttgcaTACGgtgatgaataataaaatgtacatgtacaCTTCTCTAGCTTCAAGGATTTTATCCACAACAGACGAGTGCTAGCTTTATACTATATGGCGAAGGTTTGCAGACACCTTATTAATCACAGCCATATGCGCTTGGTTGAACATCCCATACCAGATTTGGTGCCTCTTTGttattataataagctccactcttctgggaaggctttccactacattttgGAGCGTGTctgtagggatttgtgttcattcagccaaaaGTGCATTAGAGAGACCAGGCCCTGATGTTGGTGAAGATggggcctggggtgcagtttccatccagttcatctcaaaggtgtacgttctgtacaattgtgtgcttccaactttgtggcaaaattTGGGGAAGAtccacatgtgtgtgtgatggccaTGTGTAAAACCATTCTTATTGTAATTTAATAAACATAAGAGATGTGTGATTAGGTGAGTCCGTGCAACAAGTGAAAACTTTAGGGGTGTAACAATGCATCAAGATGCAAAAATGTGTGGAAATTAGCATgctattaattatgcattaatatgcattgcactgtttgaacatcGGAGGTCCCAATCTGCACAACCCAGAGAGTTAAACTATATAGAGCGCACACTTGTCACATGATCACGTTCTTTAGTGGAGAGCCTGCACCGTTACCAGGGATGACCAATAGCTCCGAATCACAATAACTGACACACATTATATGAATTTAATGTTACACAACCACGGTATAACTACTAAAAAGAGCTCCTCGTAGTTTTCAAATGACACCAgcactgtgctgctgcaacCTACAGTGGCCGAGAAAGAGTAGCGCTGAAAGTATGGtatttggagctctatttccgGTTAAAATGATGCCTAAGGAGAATTTATACAtgtatttacaatattaaacctctgttcaTATAAAATTTCAATGTATTTAGTTGTATACTGATAGCACGCACattgtttttgcattgtttatgattaagaaatttaaaaagaacttttcttttattcagaagaaattttattcaaaatattctgagaatcgaGTCATGAAGCCTGTATCGTGAATCAAATCGAATCGTGAAGCTTGTATCATGAATCAAATCGAATCGTGAAGCCTGTATCGTTAATAAAATCGTGAAGCCTGTCTTGTGAATCAAATTGAACCGTGAAGCCTGTATTGTGAACTGAATCGAGAAGCCTGTAGTGTGAATCGAATTAAGTCAAATCAATTCGAATGAAATCATTAAGTCTGTATCGTGAATCAAATCGACTCATGGAGCCTGTATTGTGAATCGAATTGAATCATGAAGCCTGTATTATGAAACAAATCGAATCGTGATGTCTGTATCGTGATTCGAATCaagtcaaatcaaatcaaatcattaAGTCTGTATCGTGAATCAAATCGAATCATGAAGCCTGTATTGTGAATCGAATTGAATCATGAAGCCTGTATTATGAAACAAATTGAATCGTGAAGTCTGTATCGTGATTCGAATCAAATCAAATCGAGTCAAATCGAATCATGAAGCCTGTATCGTGAATCAAATCGAATCATGAAGCCTGTATTGTGACTTGAATCAAGTCAAATCGAACTGTAAAGCCTGTAAtgtgaatcgaatcgaatcacAGAGCCTGAATTGTGAATCGAATCAAAAATCCTGTATCGTGAATCAAATCATGAAGCCTGTATTGTGAATCGAATCGAGTCAAATCGAATCGTGGACCTGTAGTGTATCGTTACACCACTAGGATACTTACTTGGATTTTCCCACTGCACTGTCCCCGAGGCAGATAATCTTCACCTGTTCATCTGCGTCATATTTCTCCTGCTCCAGCTCAGGAATGCGCTTCATATCTCCCGCCATATTCTAGCTCAGGATTAGTCAACTAGCTAAGAAGCATAGGCAGTGTTTATCTAACTCTGCTAATATGGCAGCTAGTTATTTACCTAGAGTAAGCTTTAACCCTCTTCTATAACTTATATGGCGAGTTCACTAACGACCAGAGAATggatttaaaagataaaaaccGAGTCAGtgcatcgctctctctctctctctctctctctctctctctcgctcgctcgctctctgaGGAacgaaaataaaaacaactttttgttatTTGCATAAATCTCTGGTCATTGAACTCACCAaagttagcattagcaaactgTATTTATATCGCAGGACCGGTTAGCAAGCTAACATGCTCGTATTTAAGTGTTATATCACAGTAAAACATATTCAACAGCTCTAATTACAGACCAAgacatttcaaaatgtaatcATACGATCCTTGTCAATTAAATGTATCACTAAAACAGTCGCAtatccatctctccctccccctctctctctctccctcggtGAGTCTCAGTTAGGATGTTTCCATGCAACGAGACGCTTTAGTGACGCAGGCGGAAACGCACTTCATCCTTCACCAAAAACAGGTATCCCAAACGCTTTCCTGTACCCTATATATGAGCActacatctactgtataaaaCAACACTAACTTAGCCtccctatctagtgcactatatatataaagagagccATTTCGGATTCAACCAGTCTTTCTAATAAGCGTCTGGTTCACACAGCGCCTTTAGCGGTACAAGGAGGAAGTGCTCAGACACACAGCCgataaatacatttctattcCATATTAACCctttcattaattatttatagGCATGTCCAAATACTTTAGATTTTCTATCTTTCATTTTTGCTTAAAATGGCATGATGTATGAATTTTGAGTCTGTCTAAATGTCATATATTAAACAGTAAATGGATTATCCTTGAGTTAAAAAAAGCTAAAACAGTATGcctggaataataataagaagaaatattgtTTCTGAACATACAACATTTACAACACTGGAACTAAATTATTACATGAAGTTATTCAGATTAACATGATCATTTCGCTCTTAAGAGATTCCTTTCTCAGAGTACTTTCTTGTTTGTCTCGTGTTTGTGTGCTAGTTTTCTACAGTTCTAATTGTCTTCCTCACTGCTGCTCCAGCTCCACCCTGACCACAAATCATGATCAATGTTACCATCTGTTTCTAACCGGTTCACACTGGTGTTATGTTTACATGCTCGTGTACCAGGAACGTGAGCAGTCAGAACAAAATACTTTAAATATCATCCCTGAGGCTGTCATGATGGTGCAGCAGGAAGCTTCAGGGGGAGTGGCTACACTAAAatgctcctaggtgtgaatgaatgtgtaaaagaagagtgttcccaggatagggcCCAGATCTACatcaactctgaccaggataaaccaGTTTCTAAAGGTGAACAAaggaacaaacaaatgaacaaatgaatgaatgaatgatttctgAGTCTACAGCAGAAAATAAAGTTAAGTGGTAAAGTTAAAGTCGCATTGCTATCAGTTCTCCACTGGCTACCTTCTTCCCTTCTTCATGAGTGGCTTGTGCAGCCTGACCTGTCCTCACACAAGCATCACTACTAATAGTCTGTTTTAGCATTCAAACTCATTCATAAGGATTACTAGGATTTTTAACTGGCATGTCTTTGAAAATTCAATATTTCTGCCTATATACAGTGGGCTCCAAAAGTCTAAGAGCTCTAGTGAAATGTTTCTGTTTGAtgttcttttttcaatttaacacaaaggaattcattacaaatgatattatcaGCAATAACTTGCTTATATGATCTAAATATGTGCAAATAAGGCAACACCAACATTTGGAGAGCAGGATCATTTTGGAAGTAAATTGTTAACCATAATTGTTAAGCAGTGACTATGCCTTGTCTGCTACATAGTATGTTCTaatcatgttaaataaactacGTGAGATG
This region includes:
- the rabl2 gene encoding RAB, member of RAS oncogene family-like 2 isoform X2, which gives rise to MERFLMDGYRPQQLSTYALTLYKYTTTINGRPVLVDFWDTAGQECFQSMHPSYYFKAHACIMVFDVQRKVTYKNLSNWYKELREYRPEIPCLVVANKIDADMRMTQKSFNFAKKQGLPFYFVSAADGTNVVKVFKDAINMALSYKKNSSDFMDVVMRELENFDLERKEESAYEEEEEEEEGRAD
- the rabl2 gene encoding RAB, member of RAS oncogene family-like 2 isoform X1, with product MAGDMKRIPELEQEKYDADEQVKIICLGDSAVGKSKLMERFLMDGYRPQQLSTYALTLYKYTTTINGRPVLVDFWDTAGQECFQSMHPSYYFKAHACIMVFDVQRKVTYKNLSNWYKELREYRPEIPCLVVANKIDADMRMTQKSFNFAKKQGLPFYFVSAADGTNVVKVFKDAINMALSYKKNSSDFMDVVMRELENFDLERKEESAYEEEEEEEEGRAD